Proteins encoded in a region of the Uloborus diversus isolate 005 chromosome 1, Udiv.v.3.1, whole genome shotgun sequence genome:
- the LOC129229938 gene encoding NFX1-type zinc finger-containing protein 1-like produces the protein MENFSAAWNQIDDETEVRFRAINLSEGHASSSKNFRKQTDASSDVPQGVKPKIAQDNVTKRSGNQKHNKTRNKQFAKTPVCESSKKVKDRNLNFQPNKKSNNDFRMNKQQNSSSKAAQHAGIESNNHNENLKREVRPMGFRKICELVNKDPNEIVLTILSNTNGFDLLLEKTDITNDLMARILILIGKACASKMRDNVSAMINKISSKTTFIFMTLQLYLAWLQRCPKIEEHNIDSLKFLVEFLGTFQQSHPSTASECLIILLPIILLTCNACMKNNEKLLHTIVQRINFIKDQNEHFLKKYTIEEIKRLSRKEALQMQSPPENYRLLPTLPNKDDIHQKCRFLRPNIIEGKYQDVEHYLDVQYRLLREDYVKPLRDGITKYLMLKQLQKSFKSSGDVRIYNDVHIIKQEFAGDGVLHVACFDATKFSKIRWEYSKRFLTGSLLCMSSDDFKTMLFASVARRDAENLKKGLLLLRFEELTDEVLNLSPLRSFVVVETDAYFEAYRYNLNALHELNSNNLPMQRYIINAERTVLKPEYLDRDTTYDMRPLFLPLNQQLRNGMLLEKEPQMSYKFTSNLSNMKSIPVMNDSAWPSKEDLDLDSSQYNALKNAVTKEFAVIQGPPGTGKTFIGLRIVQLLLHNIDKWQDQEKKSPILVVCYTNHALDQFLEGVLFFTEKIVRIGGRGRSEHMAKYQLNNLKKHAKETGNVLRYLKSGVWEKYNELNCLKERIHDINRSVDKSLTCVLSESELGGLIPEHHYQSLKSYSRHLEDDGCLIYDWLGVRGSSAGAILYSNFFEKFEKAGIKNEADNDENFEDEEELECTDADIEFIEAERNIDTEDIPDISVNFDEKEETKYATPELEYGWQIQGGKKQFAKYISNSLKNSIALKETEADNIKDIWTLEIQHRWQLYKFWLERYIEAKRTESLELQQIIRKEFKALSEIRVEEDLHLLKDAHVIGMTTTGAAKYRGIVQRLNPRIIIVEEAAEILESHIVTSLAEGTQHVILIGDHQQLRPSPTVHMLAVKYDLNVSLFERMVNNHMECFQLSSQHRMRPEIAALLVPHIYSSLENHPSVNTYESIKGVNKNLYFIMHNYNELQEFDSKSKVNEYEATFIVKLCKYLLLQGYDPSQITVLTTYSGQLFAIKKLSSKGLLKNVHVTVVDNFQGEENDIILISFVRSNEEGAIGFLSISNRVCVALSRAKKGLYCIGNFELLAEKSKLWQNIVSVLQEKQSIGSSLQLTCQNHPTVSTIVSHEKDFDAVPEGGCTRNCEFRLMCGHTCSLMCHPYDSAHETVRCLKSCPKTCNVGHKCRKKCYEKCGPCKEKVSVQIPFCGHLMEVECHLSNEVLKCTNPCQKYLNCGHRCLNKCSDACIVKCTEMVKVKSEVCGHVVEIRCCNSKCVEELVSKCEEPCRQNLSCGHMCAGKCNVCYQGRLHVACKQRCQRILICGHECKSPCSKSCPPCKKKCDNRCVHSKCPKKCGEPCETCTELCAWSCKHYTCKHLCGELCNRDSCNAPCEKLLKCNHPCIGYCGEPCPNDCRICDEKKVKTIFFGFEDEEDARYIVLEDCGHYFESEGLSHWMTDKEDNYEIQMKFCPTCKTVIRKNLRFGDVVKKCLADIEKVKRVTYGDKNKNIQLQKTLLNNTDPEVFQICQPLKKVLLSGKSRSIQEITVMENVIKIITKLIDITHDGSLPFCMKTIDEIKCCRPLINYVNETKKWLLCFIGVEYLNASDQQLEDLNWEVYRLAFIKTFLKFIRERCKTSAMLANPHVNNIVQCLLKYKAFRKTDEKMFLSEMDKLCNSWGTAVLNVSEVEKKSILKAMGLSLGHWYQCPNGHVYCITECGGAMEEGKCYECNEKIGGRNHRLLDTNRVAREMDGATQSSWPGTMNLEDYRF, from the coding sequence caGTGCAGCATGGAATCAGATTGATGACGAGACTGAAGTTAGATTTAGAGCAATAAATTTGTCAGAAGGTCATGCTTCATCAAGCAAGAACTTTAGAAAACAAACTGATGCTTCCAGTGATGTCCCACAAGGTGTAAAACCAAAAATAGCTCAAGACAATGTTACAAAAAGATCAGGAAACCAAAAACACAACAAGACAAGAAATAAACAATTTGCTAAAACTCCAGTTTGCGAATCCAGCAAAAAAGTAAAGGACAGAAATCTTAATTTCCAGCCtaataaaaaaagcaataatgaTTTTAGAATGAATAAACAACAAAATTCATCTAGTAAGGCAGCTCAACATGCAGGAATTGAAAGTAATAACCACAATGAGAACTTGAAACGAGAAGTAAGACCGATGGGTTTTCGTAAAATTTGTGAATTAGTTAATAAAGATCCAAACGAAATAGTCCTTACTATATTAAGTAATACTAATGGTTTTGATCTTTTGTTAGAAAAGACAGACATAACAAATGATTTAATGGCACGAATACTTATCTTAATAGGAAAAGCATGCGCATCAAAAATGAGAGATAATGTTAGTGCTATGattaataaaatcagtagcaaAACTACGTTCATTTTTATGACTCTTCAATTATATCTGGCATGGTTACAAAGATGCCCCAAAATAGAGGAACACAATAtcgattctttaaaatttttggttgaATTTTTGGGAACATTTCAACAATCACATCCTTCAACTGCATCggaatgtttgattattttactaCCCATTATACTTCTAACTTGCAATGCATGtatgaaaaacaatgaaaaacttCTTCACACAATTGTTCAAAgaataaatttcataaaagatcagaatgaacattttttgaaaaaatacacgaTTGAAGAAATAAAACGCTTATCTCGTAAAGAAGCCCTGCAGATGCAAAGCCCTCCGGAAAATTACCGTTTACTACCCACTTTACCCAATAAAGATGACATTCATCAAAAGTGTAGGTTTTTGCGTCCTAATATCATAGAGGGGAAATATCAAGACGTTGAGCATTATCTCGATGTTCAATATCGCTTGTTACGTGAAGACTATGTGAAACCATTGCGTGACGGCATTACAAAATACTTAATGTTAAAACAGCTCCAGAAATcctttaaaagcagtggtgatgTGCGAATTTATAATGATGTTCATATTATAAAACAGGAATTTGCTGGCGATGGAGTATTACATGTTGCCTGCTTTGATGCAACAAAGTTTTCTAAAATACGGTGGGAGTATAGTAAGCGTTTTTTGACTGGGTCCCTTTTATGTATGTCTTCCGATGATTTTAAAACTATGCTGTTTGCTTCAGTAGCTCGTAGAGATGCAGAGAATCTAAAGAAAGGTTTGTTGCTGTTAAGATTTGAGGAATTAACAGACGAAGTATTAAACTTGAGCCCTTTGAGAAGTTTTGTGGTTGTAGAAACTGATGCTTACTTTGAAGCTTATAGGTATAACTTGAATGCCCTCCATGAACTCAACAGCAATAACTTACCTATGCAGCGCTATATTATTAATGCTGAAAGAACTGTCTTAAAACCAGAATATTTAGACCGTGACACAACTTATGACATGAGGCCATTATTTTTGCCTTTAAACCAACAATTAAGAAATGGCATGCTTTTGGAAAAAGAACCTCAAATGTCTTAcaaatttacttcaaatttgTCAAACATGAAATCAATTCCTGTTATGAATGATTCAGCTTGGCCAAGTAAAGAAGATTTAGATCTTGATTCTTCTCAATACAATGCACTAAAAAATGCAGTCACTAAAGAATTTGCTGTAATACAAGGTCCACCTGGAACCGGTAAAACATTTATAGGGTTACGGATTGTTCAACTTCTTTTGCACAATATTGACAAATGGCAGGATCAAGAAAAGAAATCTCCAATATTAGTAGTATGCTATACAAATCACGCTTTAGACCAGTTTTTAGAAGGAGtcttattttttactgaaaaaattgtTAGAATTGGTGGTCGTGGGCGCAGTGAACATATGGCAAAATATCAactgaataatttgaaaaagcaCGCCAAGGAAACTGGTAATGTTTTGCGTTACCTTAAGTCTGGTGTATGGGAGAAATATAATGAACTCAATTGTTTAAAGGAGCGAATCCATGATATTAATCGCTCTGTCGACAAAAGTCTCACATGCGTCTTGAGTGAGAGTGAATTGGGTGGACTCATTCCGGAACATCATTATCAGTCTCTTAAATCTTATAGCAGACATCTAGAAGATGATGGTTGTCTTATTTATGATTGGCTTGGTGTACGTGGAAGTTCAGCAGGAGCAATACTTTACtccaatttctttgaaaaatttgaaaaggctggaattaaaaatgaagcagataatgatgaaaattttgaagatgagGAGGAACTGGAATGTACTGATGCAGACATTGAATTTATTGAAGCTGAACGTAACATTGATACAGAAGATATTCCAGATATatctgttaatttcgatgaaaaagaagaaacaaaatatgcTACACCTGAATTGGAATATGGTTGGCAAATTCAAGGTGGGAAAAAACAATTTGCAAAATATATcagtaatagtttaaaaaatagcatcGCTTTGAAAGAAACTGAAGCTGATAATATCAAAGACATTTGGACTCTTGAGATTCAGCACAGATGGCAGTTGTATAAGTTTTGGCTGGAACGTTATATTGAAGCTAAGCGGACTGAAAGTTTAGAACTGCAACAAATAATACGCAAGGAGTTCAAGGCACTTTCTGAAATACGAGTTGAAGAAGATTTGCACTTGTTAAAAGATGCTCATGTTATAGGCATGACTACTACTGGAGCAGCAAAATACAGGGGAATTGTTCAGAGACTGAATCCACGAATAATAATTGTTGAAGAAGCTGCAGAAATTTTAGAAAGTCACATTGTTACTTCTTTGGCAGAAGGTACTCAACATGTGATATTGATTGGTGATCATCAGCAACTACGTCCTAGTCCTACTGTACACATGCTAGCTGTAAAGTATGATTTAAATGTATCTTTATTTGAAAGGATGGTAAACAACCATATGGAATGTTTTCAGTTGTCTTCTCAACACCGAATGAGACCGGAAATAGCTGCCTTATTGGTACCTCACATCTACTCATCTTTAGAAAATCATCCTTCTGTGAATACATATGAGAGCATAAAAGGGGtcaataaaaacttatattttataaTGCATAACTATAATGAATTGCAAGAATTTGACTCTAAAAGTAAAGTCAATGAATATGAAGCCACTTTTATAGTGAAATTGTGTAAATATCTACTTTTGCAAGGTTATGACCCTTCTCAAATCACTGTACTGACAACGTATTCCGGTCAGCTATTTGCTATAAAAAAGCTTTCATCAAAaggtttgttaaaaaatgttcatgTTACTGTTGTCGACAACTTTCAAGGTGAAGAGAATGACATTATTTTGATATCTTTTGTACGAAGTAACGAAGAAGGAGCGATTGGATTTTTGAGCATTTCAAATCGAGTTTGCGTAGCTTTATCAAGAGCTAAAAAAGGACTGTATTGTATAGGAAATTTTGAATTGCTtgctgaaaaaagtaaattatggCAAAACATTGTTTCTGTTCTCCAAGAAAAACAATCCATTGGATCATCTCTTCAACTAACATGTCAAAATCACCCTACAGTTTCTACAATTGTTAGCCATGAAAAAGATTTTGATGCTGTCCCTGAAGGTGGTTGTACTCGTAATTGTGAATTTCGTCTTATGTGTGGCCACACCTGTTCTTTAATGTGTCATCCATATGACAGTGCTCATGAAACGGTACGATGTTTGAAATCCTGTCCAAAAACATGTAATGTAGGCcataaatgcagaaaaaaatgttatgaaaagtGCGGACCATGCAAAGAAAAAGTCTCTGTACAAATACCTTTTTGTGGCCATCTTATGGAGGTGGAATGTCATTTgtcaaatgaagttttaaaatgcacTAACCCATGCCAAAAGTATCTAAATTGTGGACATAGATGTTTAAATAAGTGCTCTGATGCATGTATTGTAAAATGCACTGAAATGGTGAAGGTTAAATCCGAAGTTTGTGGCCATGTTGTGGAGATACGATGTTGTAATTCAAAATGCGTGGAGGAACTTGTTTCGAAATGTGAAGAACCATGCCGACAAAACTTGTCATGTGGCCATATGTGTGCAGGCAAATGTAATGTTTGTTATCAGGGTCGTTTGCATGTAGCATGTAAGCAAAGGTGCCAACGAATTTTAATATGTGGGCATGAGTGTAAATCACCTTGTTCTAAGAGCTGCCCACCTTGCAAGAAAAAGTGTGATAACAGATGTGTGCATAGTAAATGCCCTAAAAAATGTGGCGAACCATGTGAAACATGTACTGAACTATGTGCTTGGTCTTGTAAGCATTACACCTGTAAGCATCTATGTGGTGAATTGTGTAACCGTGATTCTTGTAACGCTCCATGTGAAAAATTGTTAAAGTGTAATCATCCATGCATTGGATACTGTGGTGAACCGTGTCCCAATGATTGCCGAATATGTGATGAGAAAAAAgtgaaaaccatcttttttggTTTTGAAGACGAAGAAGATGCTAGGTACATAGTTCTTGAAGACTGCGGTCATTATTTTGAATCAGAGGGTCTCTCTCACTGGATGACCGACAAAGAAGATAATTACGAAATTCAGATGAAATTTTGTCCTACTTGCAAAACTGTAATCAGAAAAAATTTACGATTTGGAGATGTTGTCAAAAAATGCCTTGCTGATATAGAAAAAGTAAAACGTGTAACTTATGgagacaaaaacaaaaatattcagctgCAAAAAACCTTACTTAACAATACAGACCCTGAAGTTTTTCAAATATGTCAGCcgctgaaaaaagttttattgtctgGAAAGAGTAGAAGTATTCAAGAAATAACAGTTATGGAAAATGTTATTAagataattacaaaattaatcgACATTACTCATGATGGTTCTTTGCCCTTCTGTATGAAAACAATTGATGAAATAAAGTGTTGTCGACCACTAATAAATTAtgtgaatgaaacaaaaaaatggcTTCTTTGTTTCATAGGTGTTGAGTATCTGAATGCATCTGATCAACAGCTGGAAGACTTGAATTGGGAAGTCTATCGCCTTGCATTTATTAAAACCTTCTTGAAATTTATTCGTGAGAGATGTAAAACTTCTGCTATGTTGGCTAATCCACATGTTAATAATATAGTTCAGTGCCTTTTAAAATATAAAGCTTTTCGGAAAACTGATGAGAAAATGTTCTTGTCAGAGATGGATAAGTTGTGCAATTCCTGGGGTACCGCTGTTCTAAATGTAtctgaagtagaaaaaaaatcaattttgaaagcGATGGGTTTATCATTAGGTCATTGGTATCAATGCCCCAATGGACACGTATATTGCATTACTGAATGTGGTGGAGCTATGGAAGAAGGAAAGTGTTATGAATGCAATGAAAAAATTGGCGGGAGGAATCACAGATTGCTGGATACTAATCGCGTAGCTCGAGAAATGGATGGTGCTACTCAGTCTTCATGGCCGGGAACAATGAATTTAGAAGATTATCGTTTTTAA